A part of Marinomonas rhizomae genomic DNA contains:
- a CDS encoding formate dehydrogenase subunit delta — protein sequence MHQTEEEHLIEMINQIAVNNISAGDDSAVADVIAGHVKKFWPRRMKTMLNDCIVQGGSQLHPAALLAGKKLFSLDAQ from the coding sequence ATGCACCAAACTGAAGAAGAACATTTAATCGAAATGATTAATCAGATTGCCGTCAATAATATAAGCGCTGGAGATGATTCAGCTGTCGCCGATGTCATTGCAGGGCATGTTAAAAAGTTTTGGCCGCGACGTATGAAAACTATGTTGAACGATTGCATCGTTCAAGGTGGAAGTCAGCTTCACCCTGCAGCTTTATTAGCAGGTAAAAAGCTTTTTAGTCTTGATGCTCAATAG
- a CDS encoding YajG family lipoprotein, giving the protein MLKKQLFLSLSLSTLLLAGCSTTHYISITPQEDVKAATLSNERVIDVTTSTNLTNAVGSIKTGLNERADIFTTNDVKQSVRESVLEGLRKMGFTPDQGVMPAADLQIEITKMSYTTKVETLKTVATLEFELKTTLAAKGQTYKANYGSQKVNEYGTMPYQKAIEDDMNALASQTVNRLLSDPNIIALLK; this is encoded by the coding sequence ATGCTAAAGAAACAACTATTTTTATCCCTGTCCCTATCGACGCTTTTATTAGCAGGCTGCTCCACAACGCACTATATAAGCATCACTCCACAAGAAGATGTTAAAGCCGCAACCCTCTCTAATGAGAGAGTCATAGACGTAACCACCAGTACAAACCTAACCAATGCCGTTGGCTCAATTAAAACAGGCCTTAATGAACGAGCTGACATTTTCACAACCAATGACGTCAAGCAAAGCGTTAGGGAAAGTGTACTAGAAGGTTTACGCAAAATGGGCTTCACTCCAGATCAAGGCGTAATGCCTGCAGCAGATCTGCAAATCGAAATAACTAAGATGAGCTACACAACTAAAGTAGAAACATTAAAAACAGTGGCCACTTTAGAGTTTGAACTAAAAACAACACTTGCTGCCAAAGGCCAAACCTATAAAGCTAACTATGGATCACAAAAGGTAAATGAGTATGGCACCATGCCTTATCAAAAGGCCATTGAAGATGACATGAATGCGCTTGCTAGCCAAACAGTCAATCGCTTATTGAGCGATCCAAACATCATCGCCCTACTCAAATAA
- the fdhF gene encoding formate dehydrogenase subunit alpha, translating to MLQYFDPSKDYGTPASLSEKLVTLEIDGVEVNVPEGTSVMRAAALFDINIPKLCATDNLEAFGSCRLCAVQIEGRRGMPASCTTPAEQGMKVTTQNDKLAKLRRNIMELYISDHPLDCLTCPANGDCELQDMAGAVGLREVRYGFDGENHLDAPKDTSNPYFTFDASKCIVCSRCVRACEEVQGTFALTIDGRGFDSKVAAGQNENFLESDCVSCGACVQACPTATLSENSIIELGQPEHSVVTTCAYCGVGCSFRAEMKGDQLVRMVPDKGGDANHGHSCVKGRFAFGYATHKDRIRTPMIRDSIDQPWKEVSWEEAMSFAAGRLKGIQAEHGRESIGGITSSRCTNEETYLVQKLIRAAFGNNNTDTCARVCHSPTGYGLKQTLGESAGTQTFDSVLKSDCVLVIGANPTDAHPVFGSLMRRRLREGASLIVADPRQIDLLQTPHLGDAVHLPLRPGSNVAMVNAMAHVVITEGLEDTDFIAKRCESDAYAKWRAFISDPRHAPEAVEEITGVSAELVRQSARMFAKAPNAAIYYGLGVTEHSQGSTMVMGIANLALATGNIGRDGVGVNPLRGQNNVQGSCDMGSFPHELPGYQHVSDPIARGRFEAAWGVKLDDEPGLRIPNMFDAAIAGQFRALYVQGEDIAQSDPNTQHVEAALRALDCLIVQDIFLNETAKFAHVLLPGSTFLEKNGTFTNAERRINRVRKVMPPIAGKEDWQVTVELANALGYPMDYSHPSEIMDEIASLTPSFAGVNYDKLDKHGSLQWPCNAEFPVGSPIMHVDSFPTIEGKGHFAITEFVPTTERANRRFPLLLTTGRILSQYNVGAQTRRTENQAWHDEDILELHPHDAEERGVNDGDWLGISSRAGQTVLRARISDRMQPGVVYTTFHHPGSGANVITTNNSDWATNCPEYKVTAVQVEKVSQPSEWQKGFVENHHRQQKFLSEATLSVSVEE from the coding sequence ATGTTGCAATATTTTGATCCGAGTAAAGATTATGGTACGCCTGCCTCACTTAGTGAGAAGCTTGTTACGCTAGAAATTGATGGTGTTGAAGTCAATGTGCCGGAGGGTACATCTGTAATGCGCGCCGCTGCACTTTTTGACATCAACATTCCAAAGTTGTGTGCAACCGATAATTTAGAAGCATTTGGTTCTTGCCGATTGTGTGCTGTGCAAATTGAAGGGCGTCGTGGTATGCCGGCTTCATGTACAACACCGGCTGAACAAGGTATGAAAGTTACGACTCAGAACGATAAGTTAGCGAAGCTACGTCGTAATATTATGGAGTTATATATTTCCGATCACCCGCTAGACTGTCTAACTTGCCCTGCTAATGGGGACTGTGAGTTACAGGATATGGCGGGGGCTGTAGGCCTTAGAGAAGTGCGCTATGGTTTTGACGGTGAAAATCACCTAGACGCTCCTAAAGATACCTCAAACCCTTATTTTACTTTTGATGCGAGCAAGTGCATTGTTTGTTCTCGTTGTGTACGTGCCTGTGAAGAGGTTCAAGGTACATTCGCCCTGACCATTGATGGGCGTGGTTTTGACTCAAAAGTTGCTGCAGGTCAGAATGAAAACTTTCTGGAATCTGACTGTGTGTCATGTGGTGCTTGTGTACAGGCTTGTCCTACAGCGACCTTGTCTGAAAATTCTATTATAGAATTAGGGCAGCCTGAACATAGTGTTGTAACTACATGCGCTTATTGCGGTGTTGGTTGTTCATTCCGTGCAGAGATGAAAGGGGATCAATTAGTTCGTATGGTTCCTGATAAAGGTGGCGATGCAAACCATGGTCACTCTTGTGTGAAAGGGCGCTTTGCATTTGGCTACGCGACACATAAAGATCGTATTAGAACACCTATGATTCGTGATTCAATCGATCAGCCTTGGAAAGAAGTTAGCTGGGAAGAAGCAATGAGCTTCGCAGCCGGTCGTTTAAAAGGCATCCAGGCTGAGCATGGTCGTGAAAGTATTGGTGGTATCACGTCTTCTCGTTGTACTAACGAAGAAACTTACTTGGTACAAAAACTTATTCGTGCAGCGTTCGGAAATAATAATACGGATACCTGTGCTCGTGTTTGTCACAGTCCAACCGGTTATGGTTTGAAGCAGACTCTTGGTGAATCAGCAGGTACGCAAACATTTGACTCAGTTCTAAAGTCTGATTGTGTATTGGTTATTGGTGCTAACCCAACGGATGCCCATCCGGTATTTGGCTCGCTAATGCGTCGCCGTTTACGTGAAGGTGCAAGTTTGATAGTGGCTGATCCGCGTCAAATTGACCTGCTGCAAACCCCACACTTAGGTGATGCTGTGCATTTGCCTTTGCGTCCAGGATCTAACGTTGCCATGGTCAATGCAATGGCACATGTGGTTATTACCGAAGGTTTGGAAGATACGGACTTTATTGCGAAACGTTGTGAGTCTGATGCTTATGCGAAATGGAGAGCATTTATTTCTGATCCTCGCCATGCACCAGAAGCCGTAGAAGAAATTACAGGCGTTAGTGCTGAATTAGTGCGTCAATCTGCTCGCATGTTTGCTAAAGCACCTAATGCAGCCATTTATTACGGTTTGGGCGTTACTGAGCATAGTCAAGGTTCAACCATGGTAATGGGTATTGCCAACCTAGCATTAGCGACAGGCAATATTGGTCGTGACGGTGTTGGTGTTAACCCACTACGTGGACAGAATAACGTGCAAGGTTCTTGTGATATGGGTTCATTCCCTCATGAGTTACCAGGTTACCAGCATGTTTCTGATCCGATTGCTCGTGGGCGTTTTGAAGCGGCTTGGGGTGTTAAGCTTGACGATGAGCCAGGTTTACGTATCCCAAACATGTTTGACGCGGCGATTGCTGGGCAGTTCCGAGCTTTGTATGTCCAAGGTGAAGATATTGCTCAGTCCGACCCTAACACTCAACATGTTGAAGCCGCACTAAGAGCTTTAGATTGCTTGATTGTTCAGGATATCTTTCTGAATGAAACTGCTAAGTTTGCCCATGTTCTTTTGCCTGGTTCAACTTTCTTAGAGAAAAACGGTACTTTTACGAACGCCGAGCGTCGTATTAACCGCGTACGTAAAGTGATGCCACCTATTGCTGGTAAAGAAGACTGGCAAGTCACTGTTGAGCTTGCAAATGCGCTGGGTTATCCAATGGATTACAGCCATCCATCTGAAATTATGGATGAAATAGCATCACTGACGCCAAGTTTTGCTGGTGTTAACTATGACAAGTTAGACAAGCACGGAAGTTTGCAGTGGCCTTGTAATGCTGAATTTCCTGTTGGCTCTCCAATTATGCATGTTGATAGCTTTCCAACGATTGAAGGTAAAGGGCACTTTGCTATTACCGAATTTGTGCCGACAACTGAGCGAGCGAATCGTCGATTCCCATTGTTGTTAACAACCGGTCGTATCCTTAGCCAATATAATGTTGGGGCGCAAACGCGACGCACGGAAAACCAAGCATGGCATGATGAGGACATTTTAGAGCTTCACCCACATGATGCGGAAGAACGTGGTGTTAATGACGGTGATTGGCTTGGTATCAGTAGTCGCGCTGGTCAAACCGTGCTTCGCGCTCGTATTAGCGATCGTATGCAGCCTGGTGTCGTATATACGACCTTCCACCATCCTGGTAGTGGTGCGAACGTGATAACTACCAACAACTCTGACTGGGCTACTAACTGTCCTGAATATAAAGTAACGGCAGTGCAGGTTGAGAAAGTCTCTCAACCGTCTGAGTGGCAAAAAGGTTTTGTGGAAAATCATCATCGCCAACAAAAATTCCTCTCAGAAGCGACGTTGTCAGTCTCTGTTGAGGAGTGA
- a CDS encoding pyridoxal phosphate-dependent aminotransferase, which translates to MQIRKSNKLANICYEIRGPVLKEAVRMEEEGQRILKLNIGNPAPFGFEAPDEILVDVIRNLPTSQGYCESKGLFSARKAVMQKYQAMGIKSADVNHVWMGNGVSELIVMAMQGLLNDCDEILIPAPDYPLWTAAATLAGGYVKHYLCDEGSGWQPDINDIRSKISNKTKAIVIINPNNPTGAVYEKGILEAIIELAEEHNLLIFSDEIYDKILYDEAKHIPTATLTEGRAPCITFGGLSKVYRTAGFRSGWMVITGDRSGISDYIEGLDILSSMRLCANVPAQHAVQTALGGYQSINELIVPGGRFYEQRKVAWEALDSIPGVHCHKPEGALYLFPRLDPKIYKIKNDMDLVLQFLREEKVLIVQGTGFNWPTPDHVRFVFLPHVEELTPAMDRFAAFLSRLRKR; encoded by the coding sequence GTGCAAATTCGCAAATCAAACAAACTCGCCAACATATGTTATGAAATCCGTGGTCCAGTCCTAAAAGAAGCCGTTCGCATGGAAGAGGAAGGTCAACGCATACTCAAATTAAATATAGGCAACCCTGCTCCATTTGGGTTTGAAGCGCCTGATGAAATTCTTGTTGATGTGATTCGTAACCTACCAACCTCTCAAGGCTACTGTGAATCCAAGGGTCTTTTTTCTGCCCGTAAAGCTGTTATGCAGAAATACCAAGCCATGGGAATTAAATCTGCCGACGTAAACCACGTATGGATGGGTAACGGTGTTAGTGAACTTATCGTCATGGCTATGCAAGGCCTATTAAACGACTGTGACGAAATATTAATCCCCGCTCCTGACTACCCTCTTTGGACGGCCGCCGCTACATTGGCTGGCGGTTATGTAAAGCACTATTTGTGCGATGAAGGCTCTGGCTGGCAACCTGATATCAACGATATTCGCTCTAAGATTTCAAACAAAACAAAAGCCATTGTCATCATTAACCCAAACAACCCAACGGGTGCGGTTTATGAAAAAGGCATTCTTGAAGCAATTATTGAACTTGCAGAAGAACACAATCTGCTAATTTTCTCTGATGAAATTTACGACAAAATTCTATATGACGAAGCTAAGCACATACCGACAGCCACCCTTACAGAAGGTCGGGCGCCCTGCATTACCTTTGGCGGACTCTCAAAAGTGTATCGAACAGCGGGTTTTCGATCAGGCTGGATGGTGATTACGGGCGATCGAAGCGGTATAAGCGACTATATAGAAGGCTTAGACATTCTTAGCTCAATGCGACTGTGCGCCAACGTACCTGCTCAACACGCTGTACAAACTGCTTTAGGCGGTTACCAGAGCATAAATGAGCTTATTGTCCCTGGTGGTCGCTTCTATGAGCAGCGCAAGGTGGCATGGGAGGCGCTCGACTCTATCCCGGGCGTTCATTGTCACAAGCCAGAGGGGGCGTTGTATTTATTCCCTCGATTAGATCCTAAAATCTACAAAATCAAAAATGATATGGATCTAGTTTTACAATTCCTGCGTGAAGAGAAAGTACTGATAGTTCAAGGCACAGGATTCAATTGGCCAACTCCAGACCATGTCCGATTTGTCTTTCTTCCTCATGTTGAGGAGCTCACACCTGCAATGGATAGATTTGCAGCATTTCTTAGTCGATTAAGAAAGCGCTAA
- the mltG gene encoding endolytic transglycosylase MltG, translating into MAYIKWFYRAVFLSITLSAILAGYLYHSITAPVDITSKEEFEVKAGDTAFSLGHELSENGLISNPYLTRVVAKLHPEWVPKVGKYAIKPEMNLLDIMALFDSGQSIFYSITLLEGKTTRDFLLAMQASGNITMTLLDASNEEIAQKVGLDTQHPEGQFFANTYRYHEGDTDVSILKHAHELMTQTLTDLWNNKAENLPYDSPYEALIMASIIEKETGVAYERPMIARVFISRLEKGMRLQTDPTVIYGLGDLFKGNLTRKGLQNSSPYNTYKVYGLPPTPIANVGREAIEAALNPGETKALYFVAKGDGTHAFSNTLKEHNRAVRKYQFKRREDYRSTPATAK; encoded by the coding sequence ATGGCGTACATTAAGTGGTTTTATCGCGCAGTTTTTTTGTCTATTACACTGTCAGCCATATTAGCTGGTTATCTTTACCATTCAATTACCGCTCCTGTAGATATAACATCTAAAGAAGAGTTTGAGGTTAAAGCGGGAGATACGGCTTTTAGCTTGGGGCACGAGTTAAGTGAAAACGGTTTGATTTCTAACCCATATTTAACACGCGTGGTTGCCAAGCTTCATCCTGAATGGGTGCCTAAGGTTGGTAAGTATGCCATCAAACCTGAGATGAACTTATTGGATATTATGGCGTTGTTTGATTCTGGACAGTCAATTTTTTATTCCATTACGTTATTGGAAGGCAAAACGACTCGGGATTTTTTGCTTGCCATGCAAGCAAGTGGCAATATCACCATGACCTTGCTTGACGCATCAAATGAAGAAATAGCGCAAAAAGTAGGACTTGATACTCAGCACCCAGAGGGTCAATTTTTTGCTAATACTTATCGTTATCATGAAGGTGATACAGATGTCAGCATACTAAAGCATGCCCATGAATTGATGACTCAAACATTGACTGATTTATGGAACAATAAAGCTGAGAACTTACCCTATGATTCGCCATATGAAGCGTTAATTATGGCCTCAATCATTGAAAAAGAAACTGGCGTGGCTTATGAACGTCCAATGATTGCGCGAGTATTTATTAGTCGATTAGAGAAGGGGATGCGACTACAAACAGATCCCACTGTTATCTATGGGCTTGGTGATTTATTTAAAGGTAATTTGACGCGCAAAGGCTTGCAAAATTCATCACCTTATAACACTTATAAAGTCTATGGTTTGCCGCCAACACCGATCGCCAATGTCGGTAGAGAAGCTATCGAAGCGGCATTAAACCCAGGGGAAACCAAGGCCTTGTATTTTGTAGCTAAAGGCGATGGGACACACGCTTTTTCTAATACGCTAAAAGAGCATAATCGCGCGGTTAGAAAATATCAGTTTAAGCGACGAGAAGACTATCGTTCGACTCCAGCGACTGCGAAATAG
- a CDS encoding formate dehydrogenase beta subunit, protein MTYRIHIPSDTTAKALGADRVARLVDIVAKEQKLDVEIRRNGTRGLYWIEPLLEVDTDEGRYGFGPVKEADIESLFDAEFWKGNVDHPLALGLVEEIPYLKRQERFTFSRLGITDPLSLDDYQANDGFKGLENAIKLSSQEIVDAVKESGLRGRGGAAFPTGIKWQTVLNVESPKNQKYIVCNADEGDSGTFADRLVMECDPFMLIEGMIIAGLAVGATQGYIYCRSEYPLSIENLNQAIKTSYENNLLGANILGSGNHFDLEVRMGAGAYICGEETSLLESLEGKRGLVRAKPPLPAIVGLFGQPTVVNNVLSLAAIPFIMDKGAKAYADVGVGRSRGTLPFQVAGNVKFGGLVELAFGPTLNELMFGFGGGTRSGRPLRAVQVGGPLGAYLHESQWDTSLGYEEFSQKEAVLGHGGVVMFDDTVDMSEQARFSMEFCVAESCGKCTPCRIGSTRGVEVIDRIRSGENVDGNLNLLVDLCETMVDGSLCAMGGMTPFPVQSAMKFFKEDFVKSAVSTNNVEEV, encoded by the coding sequence ATGACTTATCGTATCCATATTCCTTCTGATACAACCGCGAAAGCGCTCGGTGCAGACCGAGTCGCTCGTTTGGTTGATATTGTTGCCAAAGAGCAAAAGCTTGATGTTGAAATACGTCGCAACGGTACTCGTGGCCTGTATTGGATCGAACCACTTCTTGAGGTGGACACTGATGAGGGTCGATATGGCTTTGGCCCAGTAAAAGAAGCTGATATAGAATCTTTGTTTGACGCTGAGTTTTGGAAGGGTAATGTCGACCACCCTTTAGCTTTAGGTTTGGTAGAGGAAATTCCTTATTTAAAACGCCAAGAGCGCTTCACATTCTCTCGCCTTGGTATCACTGATCCACTGTCATTAGACGACTATCAAGCAAATGATGGTTTTAAAGGATTAGAAAACGCCATCAAGCTGTCATCACAAGAGATCGTTGATGCTGTGAAAGAGTCCGGCCTGCGTGGTCGTGGTGGTGCAGCTTTCCCTACAGGTATTAAATGGCAAACAGTATTAAATGTAGAGTCGCCTAAAAATCAAAAATATATCGTATGTAATGCCGACGAAGGTGACTCTGGAACATTTGCGGATCGCTTGGTCATGGAGTGTGACCCATTCATGCTGATTGAAGGTATGATTATAGCGGGTCTTGCTGTTGGTGCTACGCAAGGTTATATCTACTGCCGCTCTGAATATCCGCTTTCCATTGAAAATCTTAATCAAGCGATTAAGACATCTTACGAAAACAATTTACTAGGTGCGAACATTTTGGGAAGTGGTAATCACTTTGACCTAGAAGTGCGCATGGGAGCTGGTGCGTATATCTGCGGCGAAGAAACCTCACTACTAGAAAGTCTTGAAGGTAAGCGCGGTTTAGTACGAGCGAAACCGCCATTGCCAGCGATTGTTGGTTTATTTGGTCAGCCCACAGTCGTTAACAATGTTCTGTCTTTAGCTGCTATCCCATTTATCATGGATAAAGGCGCTAAAGCCTATGCGGATGTTGGTGTTGGCCGTTCACGAGGCACCTTACCTTTCCAAGTGGCCGGTAACGTGAAGTTTGGTGGTTTGGTAGAATTGGCATTTGGTCCTACACTTAATGAATTGATGTTCGGTTTTGGTGGCGGTACACGAAGTGGCCGTCCATTGCGAGCAGTACAAGTGGGCGGCCCATTAGGCGCGTACTTGCATGAAAGTCAGTGGGATACGTCATTAGGCTATGAAGAGTTTAGTCAAAAAGAGGCCGTTCTCGGTCACGGCGGTGTGGTCATGTTTGATGATACTGTTGATATGAGTGAGCAAGCTCGATTTTCAATGGAGTTTTGTGTAGCGGAATCTTGTGGTAAATGTACCCCTTGCCGTATCGGTTCCACTCGCGGTGTTGAAGTTATTGACCGTATTCGTTCTGGTGAAAACGTGGATGGCAATCTAAATCTATTAGTCGATCTGTGTGAAACCATGGTTGACGGATCGTTATGCGCCATGGGTGGCATGACACCGTTCCCAGTACAAAGTGCGATGAAATTTTTTAAAGAAGACTTTGTTAAGAGCGCGGTTTCAACTAACAATGTAGAGGAGGTCTGA
- the htpX gene encoding protease HtpX — translation MMRIILFLLTNLAVMVVAGIVLSLLGVNGYMTSNGLDFTSLLIFCGVFGFTGSLISLLLSKWMAKRGSGAVVIEQPRNHKEVWLLDTVKELSHKAGIKMPEVAIFPAHEANAFATGWNKNDALVAVSSGMLDRFSPDEIKAVLGHEIGHVANGDMITLSLIQGVVNTFVMFFARIAAYAVDQFLRKDDNEGSVGWGYYIATFVFEIIFGILASMIVMWFSRFREFRADEAGARLAGKGAMIAALARLQQEHEESRMPDSMLAFGIRRGKTPTLGELFSSHPPIEVRIKALQDL, via the coding sequence GTGATGCGTATTATTCTGTTTTTACTGACAAACCTAGCTGTCATGGTGGTAGCGGGTATTGTCTTAAGTCTTTTAGGCGTTAACGGTTACATGACCAGCAACGGTCTAGACTTCACATCACTGCTAATTTTCTGTGGTGTATTTGGTTTTACTGGCAGCTTAATTTCACTTCTTCTTTCAAAATGGATGGCGAAACGTGGATCGGGCGCGGTTGTTATTGAACAGCCTCGTAATCACAAAGAAGTATGGTTACTTGATACTGTCAAAGAGCTTTCCCATAAAGCGGGCATTAAAATGCCAGAAGTGGCGATATTTCCTGCGCATGAAGCCAACGCATTCGCAACGGGCTGGAATAAAAACGATGCACTGGTTGCCGTATCAAGCGGCATGTTAGATCGATTTTCCCCAGATGAAATTAAAGCAGTCCTAGGGCATGAAATTGGACACGTTGCCAATGGCGATATGATCACACTGTCTCTCATTCAAGGCGTGGTAAACACATTCGTAATGTTTTTTGCTCGTATCGCTGCTTACGCCGTCGATCAGTTCCTACGCAAAGACGATAACGAAGGTTCCGTTGGCTGGGGCTATTACATAGCGACATTCGTATTTGAAATTATCTTTGGTATTTTGGCATCCATGATTGTTATGTGGTTCTCTCGTTTCCGTGAGTTCAGAGCAGACGAAGCAGGCGCTAGACTTGCAGGTAAAGGTGCCATGATTGCGGCCCTCGCGAGATTACAGCAAGAACATGAAGAAAGTCGCATGCCTGACTCTATGCTTGCTTTCGGTATTCGTCGCGGAAAAACACCGACGTTGGGCGAACTATTCTCAAGCCACCCTCCTATCGAAGTCCGCATCAAAGCACTTCAAGACCTTTAG
- the pabC gene encoding aminodeoxychorismate lyase — protein sequence MTWFVNYRLDHSVSVADRSLAYGDGVFETIRVFPQRFLQINDHLSRLYRGLSKLAMPFSTEQKSLLYDFLHSNVLPLIHEESVVKIIVSRGEGGRGYLAPENCIHSVIIGILPAPNYQLHRQKGVSLSISPVPVSSNRFLAGIKHLNRLENVIAKQFLVSADFEAIMMNGKRELVECIQSNVFWCKQGVLYTPSLELSGVQGTYRKAIIENQSNYTVQVGHFFINDLMAADEIFITNSLMGIVPVTEVTGVSFPIGVHTRKLQILLQAKDMHGVH from the coding sequence ATGACTTGGTTCGTCAATTACAGATTAGACCATTCGGTTTCCGTTGCTGATCGTAGTTTGGCTTATGGCGATGGCGTGTTCGAAACTATTCGTGTTTTTCCTCAGCGTTTCTTGCAAATAAATGATCACCTCTCTCGTCTTTATCGTGGGCTATCTAAGCTTGCTATGCCTTTCTCTACAGAGCAGAAATCTTTACTGTACGACTTTTTACATTCCAATGTTTTGCCATTAATCCATGAAGAGTCCGTTGTAAAAATTATTGTGAGTCGTGGAGAAGGTGGAAGAGGCTATTTAGCGCCTGAGAACTGCATTCACTCCGTCATTATCGGTATTCTGCCTGCACCAAATTACCAACTTCATCGTCAAAAAGGCGTTTCGCTTTCTATTTCGCCTGTTCCTGTCAGTTCCAATCGTTTTCTTGCTGGAATAAAGCATTTAAATCGGCTTGAAAATGTCATCGCCAAACAATTTTTAGTATCTGCTGATTTTGAGGCCATCATGATGAATGGCAAACGAGAGTTGGTTGAATGCATCCAGAGTAATGTTTTTTGGTGTAAGCAGGGCGTTCTTTACACACCTTCACTAGAGTTGTCGGGTGTGCAGGGAACTTATCGAAAAGCCATTATTGAAAATCAAAGCAACTACACGGTCCAAGTCGGTCATTTTTTTATTAACGACCTAATGGCCGCAGACGAAATTTTTATTACGAATAGCCTGATGGGCATAGTTCCTGTTACCGAGGTTACAGGAGTATCATTTCCAATTGGAGTTCATACTCGAAAGTTACAAATTTTATTGCAAGCTAAGGATATGCATGGCGTACATTAA
- a CDS encoding formate dehydrogenase subunit gamma, translated as MTTPRFVTWEPSIAQAIIDEYKSKPGALLPLLHAIQDRFSYIPEDAVALIAKALKLSRAEVHGVISFYHHFRTKQPGRHVVEICRAEACQAVGARGLESYAKSSLGVQYHQTTADNNITLEPVYCLGNCSCGPSVRVGNEVYAEVDSQRFDALVDSLKTERVEIL; from the coding sequence ATGACTACGCCGAGATTCGTGACTTGGGAGCCTTCCATCGCGCAAGCAATCATTGATGAGTATAAGTCAAAGCCAGGAGCATTATTGCCGCTTCTGCACGCGATTCAAGATCGCTTTTCATATATCCCAGAAGACGCTGTAGCGTTAATTGCTAAGGCATTAAAACTAAGCCGTGCGGAAGTGCATGGTGTTATCAGCTTTTACCACCATTTTCGAACTAAACAGCCAGGACGTCATGTTGTGGAAATCTGCCGAGCCGAAGCTTGTCAGGCCGTTGGTGCTCGTGGATTGGAATCCTATGCAAAGAGTTCCTTAGGTGTGCAATATCATCAAACTACAGCGGATAACAATATTACCTTAGAGCCTGTTTATTGCTTAGGAAATTGCAGTTGCGGACCTTCGGTTCGCGTTGGCAATGAAGTATACGCAGAAGTTGATTCGCAGCGCTTTGATGCGTTAGTAGATAGCCTTAAAACTGAGCGAGTGGAGATTCTTTGA